The DNA segment TCTGATATTGGCTTAGCAATTATGGTCTCTTCCGTAAAATATTTTCCAAAATTGTATCTACAAGGTATATTTTTGTATTTTCTACAACTTCTTGAATGACAATGTCTCTGAAATGTACTAACTAATTCAAACATTTCAGCATCATTTTCTTTGTCTGGAAGAGTAGCCTTCACATGTTTATCAATATATCTAATATACATATCTTCATTACCAGGTTTCAATTCAGGACAATCAGAAGTCCAAATTAACGCATGCAAATGTGGTGATCCTCTCATTTGAAATTCAACTCTAAGAGCATAGTATAAAATATTGCCAATAGGTTTTACTTTACTAAGTAAAATCTCTTTAAAAAACATTTCCACTCTATACTGAAAATGTTTAGCTACAATAACAGGATTAAGATTAAGAAACGAACACTTTTCATTATAAGACAAATTTTCTATATCATCGTCACTCAAATTTTCACCTTTAATTCGTGCAAGAATGTGAAATAATTCAGGCCACCTTAAATCTGCACAAGATAAAGTCATAAACCAAGTAGGAATTCCAAGTTGATGAACCATTGCAATAACTTCAAACATAAATTTTTGCCAATAAGGCGGACTACCTGGAATAGCTCTCAAAAAAAGACAAGCTTGATCTTTGAAAATTAACTTTTTCACACATTCCTCATTTGACCTAAATTCTGACGCTGTTAAACGTTTACCACACATTTTTTTTAAAGCCACATTTATACTATCTGACACCTTTTTTTGTTCCATAACAAACTGCGCAAAAAATAAATATTCTGCATTCATTGCAAATCTTCCACTATAGTGAAGTAAACGTGCATTAAAATATTTCACAGGTGTTAATTTTATTTCTCTTTCGTCTTTATAGCCAAATCTACCTTTAGAGAATAATACAGGAAAAGCAAATTCCTCGCAATATCTATCTGACATAATACATACAGGATGTCTACCCTCTCCAGGTGCAATATTATATATCTCATTGCCAACAGATATATCATTCTTATTTGTTTCCTCATTAACAATACATGGGTAATCTGGAATAATAGACTGTAAACAAGTTTCACAACTAGGTGTTCTAAAATCATCTAACGGATCTTCTTTATCACTTTCATCTTCATCATAAATATCATTATTTTCCTCACAATAATCACCATTATTATAATAATTGCCTTGCCAATCATCATCATTATAATTGTCGTAATTATCAACATAATGTTCATCATTATAAACGTCATTAGCTACATGGTTATTATTCTGCTCATAATAATCACCATTGTCATCGTTACACGGTTGATTCTCAATTCTGATATCATTAATATTACGCATAAAATTGAATTCGCTATAACTACTATCCAAATTAACAGATATATTTTCGTAAAGAAAATTATTTGCTTTTAACCAATCTAACGCCTGTAATAAAACTCTCGGACGAACAGCTTCAAAATAAACATGCCCTTTAAACTGCAATTTCCTTTTCAACTTAACAAGAATTATGCCCGAATTCGCAGGTGCACGTGGAAGTGAAGTACACGTCTCTTCACAACTTACTGGAACATTACAAACTGCACCAAGTATTTTCTTCTGCTGTCCTTTTGTCAAAATAATAATCTTTTGGAAAACTATTCTTTGTGCAATTAATATTTGTTCTAGCTTTCTTAAACCAGCTAATTCTCCAGGAATATCATCAACTGCAAGGTTATTAAATACTGCTTGACAAGGTATAGTTTTCTTCTTTATTTTCAAATGACACGTCTTACAAATATATGCTTTTCCGTCATACGATTTTACATCTGTAAAAACTTTTGAATTAAAGCTATATCTGTCTGCATTAAAACAGTGAACGCTTTTGTAGTAAAGAAGTCTATTACAAACTACACAGATATAATAAGGACCTTCTTTTACAGCTGCATTAAACTTTTGTATACAACAATCTAATGAATTTATTTTATCTTTCTTTTTGTTAAATGCATTACAATTAACTCGTTTTTTATCTTTCTGTCTTTCTTTACGCAGGCATGTTCTACAAATATATACTTTTCCATCAAATGATTTGCAGTCTGTAACAAATTCAGACATTAAACTATATTTATATGCTTTAAAATACTGTACGTACTTACGAAAATAAAACTTTTTACAAACAGCGCAAAGACAAAAAGAACGATTCTTTCTACAAACATTACAATTTTCACTACAATTCTTGTGTACATATCTATCTTTCGCAACCACTTTTGCCTTAATTCTGTTACTAGTTAAACTTTTGTTTACGCAAACTTTCTTTTGGCCACATTTCATATTCTTACTAGTTTCCAGACTTCCATCATTTAATGCAACTTTTTTCTTACATTTTTGAGTTTCATTATTATCGTTTGTCAATTCTTTCATAAATCGCCTTTTATTACAACTGTTTTTCCTTTCAATAATAAAACGACATTTCTCTTTTCGTGATAATAAACAACAGTCACATTTTACCAACTGTATTTCATATTTCGTTTCTTTCAACAATTGAGCCTTTTCTATAACTAATTTAAAAACAGTATCTATAACTTTTTCAACAGAAAAACTTTTTGTATAAACATACCCTTTGTCATTATTATTATTGACACAAAAACAACCATAAACCATCCGTCCTCCATCGGTCTTATCAAAAATAAAAGCAATATCAAGATAACTATTTATTATTGAAAATACAAAACCACTACTAGAAAATTCATTTTCACAAATCACCTTTTTTAGAATTTTTTCAATTGAAAGTAATAAATTTAATCTTAAAATGCCGCTAAACTTTTCTTTAAATTGTATAGATATAGTTTTGTCATATATTTTAACGCGTCTTGGAAAATGTGACAACGTACCATCTTTTGTTATCTCTTTATAGAGATAATTACTATTAGCTATAATTGTTTTCAAC comes from the Alphaproteobacteria bacterium genome and includes:
- a CDS encoding helitron helicase-like domain-containing protein, which encodes LKTIIANSNYLYKEITKDGTLSHFPRRVKIYDKTISIQFKEKFSGILRLNLLLSIEKILKKVICENEFSSSGFVFSIINSYLDIAFIFDKTDGGRMVYGCFCVNNNNDKGYVYTKSFSVEKVIDTVFKLVIEKAQLLKETKYEIQLVKCDCCLLSRKEKCRFIIERKNSCNKRRFMKELTNDNNETQKCKKKVALNDGSLETSKNMKCGQKKVCVNKSLTSNRIKAKVVAKDRYVHKNCSENCNVCRKNRSFCLCAVCKKFYFRKYVQYFKAYKYSLMSEFVTDCKSFDGKVYICRTCLRKERQKDKKRVNCNAFNKKKDKINSLDCCIQKFNAAVKEGPYYICVVCNRLLYYKSVHCFNADRYSFNSKVFTDVKSYDGKAYICKTCHLKIKKKTIPCQAVFNNLAVDDIPGELAGLRKLEQILIAQRIVFQKIIILTKGQQKKILGAVCNVPVSCEETCTSLPRAPANSGIILVKLKRKLQFKGHVYFEAVRPRVLLQALDWLKANNFLYENISVNLDSSYSEFNFMRNINDIRIENQPCNDDNGDYYEQNNNHVANDVYNDEHYVDNYDNYNDDDWQGNYYNNGDYCEENNDIYDEDESDKEDPLDDFRTPSCETCLQSIIPDYPCIVNEETNKNDISVGNEIYNIAPGEGRHPVCIMSDRYCEEFAFPVLFSKGRFGYKDEREIKLTPVKYFNARLLHYSGRFAMNAEYLFFAQFVMEQKKVSDSINVALKKMCGKRLTASEFRSNEECVKKLIFKDQACLFLRAIPGSPPYWQKFMFEVIAMVHQLGIPTWFMTLSCADLRWPELFHILARIKGENLSDDDIENLSYNEKCSFLNLNPVIVAKHFQYRVEMFFKEILLSKVKPIGNILYYALRVEFQMRGSPHLHALIWTSDCPELKPGNEDMYIRYIDKHVKATLPDKENDAEMFELVSTFQRHCHSRSCRKYKNIPCRYNFGKYFTEETIIAKPISDDVSDEEKRAILDRRSAILAVVKFKINEILDTV